Proteins from one Aspergillus nidulans FGSC A4 chromosome VIII genomic window:
- a CDS encoding uncharacterized protein (transcript_id=CADANIAT00002599), with translation MMSSLSDLETHASELTSAVKTIISQCPRQNAASRSRTQPLITSSASKEAHRAQQSILSTISGLQKLLTSPTDFLHHLAVQNQLLACLQWLGEFQVLACIPLTGTVPIKDVAELAGVPETHLSRIIRMTATAGFLDEPDPGQVAHSALSAPFVTKPSYLDAVMFLAGTIAPSALQMPTATQRFGASLRPNETAYNLALNNPATFASTSEQRPKLQRQWPAFLQYGTSDTDDRVTDLLSRLDHFRRGSISVVEVSARSLDRATTLANLYPSINITVQIASPAGPTAWSPAHPNPIRPPTPGGSHKHDDLRALTASTASTTPASSHNHTHTHTTNSIPQASNITIQHRLPTAPQPITSANLYILHLPSPSPTVPFASLATHILAELRSHLDILRSNPSATLILTPRPLPEPSAVHSEVEASARLRDLTLMQLANEREIELAEWINLLSNVSDSMGRLVVVNKIQSRESTVVLLEIRYQAYNR, from the exons ATGATGTCTAGTCTATCCGACCTTGAAACCCACGCCAGTGAGCTCACAAGCGCTGTCAAGACGATCATCTCGCAATGCCCTCGCCAAAATGCCGCCTCTCGCAGCAGAACTCAACCCCTCATCACCTCTAGCGCTTCCAAGGAAGCGCATCGAGCCCAACAATCGATCTTATCAACCATTTCTGGCCTCCAGAAGCTCCTCACCAGCCCAACcgacttcctccaccacctcgCCGTTCAGAACCAGCTGCTTGCCTGCCTACAATGGCTCGGAGAGTTCCAAGTCCTCGCTTGCATTCCCCTCACCGGCACCGTTCCCATAAAAGATGTCGCTGAGCTGGCCGGTGTCCCAGAGACTCATCTCTCACGTATTATCCGGATGACAGCCACcgctggcttcctggatGAGCCAGACCCCGGTCAAGTCGCTCACAGCGCGCTCTCCGCTCCTTTCGTCACCAAACCGTCTTATCTTGACGCTGTGATGTTTTTGGCTGGCACCATTGCCCCTTCTGCTTTGCAGATGCCTACTGCAACGCAGCGATTTGGCGCGAGTTTGCGTCCGAACGAGACCGCGTACAACCTAGCTTTAAATAACCCAGCGACATTCGCCAGTACGTCTGAGCAACGGCCAAAGCTTCAACGCCAGTGGCCTGCTTTTCTTCAGTATGGGACCAGTGATACCGACGATCGAGTGACGGATCTGTTGTCGAGGCTGGACCATTTTCGAAGAGGAAGTATATCTGTCGTTGAG GTCAGCGCCCGCTCCCTCGACCGCGCAACAACCCTTGCAAACCTCTACCcatccatcaacatcacAGTCCAAATCGCATCCCCAGCAGGCCCAACTGCCTGGTCACCAGCACACCCCAATCCCATCCGCCCCCCAACTCCCGGCGGTAGCCACAAACACGACGACCTTCGCGCACTCACTGCAAGCACGGCCAGTACAACACCGGCCTCTAGCCACAACCACACCCATACGCATACCACCAATAGCATACCCCAGGCCTCCAACATAACGATCCAACACCGGCTTCCAACAGCACCGCAACCCATTACCTCAGCAAATCTCTACATCCTACacctcccctctccctcaCCAACAGTTCCTTTCGCCTCCCTTGCAACGCACATCCTCGCAGAACTCCGCTCAcatctcgacatcctccGCTCAAACCCATCGGCGACCCTGATTCTCACCCCGCGGCCCTTGCCTGAACCCTCAGCTGTGCATAGCGAGGTCGAAGCAAGCGCGCGACTGCGCGACTTGACGCTGATGCAGTTGGCAAATGAGCGTGAGATTGAGCTGGCGGAGTGGATTAATCTGCTGAGCAATGTCAGTGATAGTATGGGCcggttggtggtggtgaatAAGATTCAGTCCAGAGAAAGCACGGTAGTTTTGTTGGAGATTCGGTACCAGGCCTATAACAGGTGA
- a CDS encoding uncharacterized protein (transcript_id=CADANIAT00002600), whose amino-acid sequence MMVGLSFALLSLLGVVAAAASGQTARVWAVYAYTINGETIPRVFPRSRALTPYGAYQLHEAGSAFRGRYVSVKAGADRPDARIENLSPYLVDNDDIKITSTPDVAVLASAQAFMQGVYPPLNESFNTTFFDNQLELADGSLISPPLGGYQYPSIVTVGAEDPQSLMVSGQALCSRHAAANLEYIASKEFWRTYEESAVFYNRLHTLSLSGHFDTKASSYANATAIAEFLDYQVVHNESLLHSLSAEDIKRARWYAGRYVFATNGNTSASGTTVDGGIRTIAGQGLASSVLNAFETTIQNRGANGKMTLQFGNYQTAVSFTSLLQLATTSPNFTSSLPRPGSSLVLELFSLESERYPTYPDPAQLYVRFLLHNGTRAEFVPYPLFGHGPSNTAIPFSEFQAEMQRMALGSTEDWCRRCNSSAVFCSGVVKPLPRQSAASKARKDRGGISAAVAGVIGSVVTIAVLALIGVVGFFLCLRTKRLRNPGLGGFKRDSKMASDSDLTFKNPQWGDAIKAPTASAKGHERHGSWEMKNKCPPRLVEQTVGPSSLADELEEEWDLHDTAPVRPREHV is encoded by the coding sequence ATGATGGTTGGGCTGTCTTTCGCACTCCTGAGCCTTCTGGGAGttgtcgcagctgcagcaagcggcCAGACGGCGCGGGTCTGGGCAGTATATGCATATACTATCAACGGAGAAACCATACCACGAGTCTTCCCGCGTTCAAGGGCATTGACACCGTACGGAGCATACCAACTTCATGAAGCCGGCTCGGCATTCCGAGGTCGATATGTCTCTGTAAAAGCCGGCGCCGATAGACCCGATGCAAGGATCGAGAATCTCTCTCCTTATCTGGTGGACAACGACGACATCAAAATCACCTCTACGCCTGATGTGGCCGTGCTCGCATCCGCCCAGGCATTCATGCAGGGTGTTTACCCGCCCCTGAATGAGTCGTTCAACACCACTTTCTTCGACAACCAACTGGAATTGGCCGATGGGTCTCTTATCTCTCCTCCGCTGGGTGGATATCAGTACCCTTCGATTGTTACCGTCGGCGCGGAAGACCCTCAGTCCCTCATGGTGTCCGGCCAGGCGCTTTGTTCAAGGCACGCTGCCGCAAATCTGGAGTACATTGCCAGCAAAGAGTTCTGGCGGACCTATGAAGAGTCAGCAGTATTTTACAACCGTCTTCATACTCTATCTTTGTCCGGTCACTTTGATACAAAGGCATCCAGCTATGCGAACGCAACCGCGATTGCCGAATTTCTGGACTACCAGGTGGTGCATAATGAATCCCTTTTACATAGTCTAAGTGCAGAGGACATCAAGCGCGCACGTTGGTATGCTGGCCGATATGTCTTTGCGACGAATGGAAACACGTCGGCATCCGGCACAACCGTTGACGGCGGTATCCGGACAATCGCAGGCCAAGGCCTCGCATCAAGTGTTCTAAACGCTTTCGAGACAACCATCCAGAACCGAGGCGCTAATGGGAAGATGACACTTCAGTTCGGCAACTACCAAACCGCTGTGTCCTTCACCTCACTTTTGCAGCTGGCCACCACAAGTCCAAACTTTACTTCGTCCCTGCCGCGTCCAGGATCGTCCCTTGTCCTGGAACTGTTCAGCCTGGAGAGCGAGAGATACCCTACGTACCCCGACCCGGCGCAGCTCTACGTTCGATTCCTCCTGCACAATGGAACACGGGCTGAATTCGTGCCTTATCCGCTGTTTGGACATGGCCCGAGCAATACGGCCATCCCATTCAGTGAGTTCCAAGCTGAGATGCAAAGAATGGCATTAGGGTCAACCGAAGATTGGTGCCGTCGTTGTAACTCGTCCGCTGTGTTCTGCTCGGGGGTTGTAAAACCACTGCCACGACAGTCGGCCGCCAGCAAGGCGCGAAAGGACCGCGGTGGAATcagtgctgctgttgctggagtTATCGGATCTGTCGTTACTATCGCGGTTTTAGCACTGATCGGTGTTGTCGGATTCTTTTTATGTCTGCGCACCAAGCGGTTGCGGAATCCCGGTCTTGGAGGCTTCAAGAGGGATAGCAAGATGGCAAGTGATTCGGACCTGACCTTTAAGAATCCGCAATGGGGGGATGCAATAAAGGCTCCCACCGCTTCAGCCAAAGGACATGAGCGGCATGGCAGctgggagatgaagaacaaATGCCCTCCACGGCTTGTCGAGCAGACTGTTGGGCCATCGTCTCTTGcggatgagctggaagaggaatgGGACCTTCACGATACTGCGCCCGTCAGGCCTCGCGAGCATGTTTGA
- a CDS encoding uncharacterized protein (transcript_id=CADANIAT00002601), with the protein MTKYDIQTLLAAKPNAHIDLERFSDQAFTNNLVRSNVLSEQSVNRPRNASGGHSRRNGMTPLVLNTQNAPRQPDHETLSSSNSQFDDAFVRFIEQHTSPKPQRVTAGGRIVPMNPWDSPPKWSLPLSSKAASAANSDMSKAVCSTAKNEPKSKPENRPKQQAPNPESRAPKTNPLPADAANAPCFHPLSSTSPFQHASVPPATQPAQGTPLSAYPALGISGDGFLNAFAQPPTPSQLVGAQAPPATFAFQPQPSAVTTPNFPGWHGMNTLSPAAFSPYQGSFTPTPSGLGAQWPQLPQLPQLPQLPQLPPLPPFPQLPQMPQLAQASPVVSSQVPASGQQFVPSYFQDAVYQKSLEDATKQYDALSAQLSQIDRFTAMHAWVIDPETKKLLVEQRKSLVRELDTVRLYKEHLQVLFGKHLMNSPAKSRQERIPVPVTPPRKEAWETPTKSKSRSLSPTVRNLYRTIEETDERGEPIDGLLRALSGASKGLAKRLSEERKKSFCVAAEQSPRELPSRGSTFVKAKEESLHEAPEKAEYAQPVQVSRRLWQSDPNPHPPLLSQCFNKDWSPVLQKSAAPAISQNVTAHAFLPSFDGAGRSADGFELI; encoded by the exons ATGACCAAATACGACATTCAGACCCTCTTGGCAGCAAAGCCGAATGCTCACATAGACCTTGAAAGGTTCAGCGACCAGGCTTTTACTA ACAACCTAGTCCGGTCAAATGTCCTATCCGAGCAGTCTGTCAACCGGCCAAGAAACGCGTCCGGCGGTCATTCCCGTCGCAATGGGATGACACCTTTAGTCCTGAATACGCAGAACGCGCCCCGTCAGCCGGACCATGAAACTTTGTCATCATCTAATTCGCAGTTTGATGATGCATTCGTGCGATTCATTGAGCAGCACACTTCTCCAAAGCCACAGCGCGTCACTGCCGGGGGCCGTATCGTGCCGATGAACCCATGGGATTCTCCTCCCAAATGGAGTCTTCCATTGAGCTCGAAAGCTGCAAGTGCTGCGAACAGCGACATGTCCAAAGCTGTTTGTTCAACTGCAAAAAATGAGCCGAAATCTAAACCAGAAAATCGACCGAAACAGCAGGCGCCCAACCCTGAGAGCAGGGCGCCTAAGACAAACCCCTTGCCCGCAG ATGCTGCCAATGCGCCATGCTTTCATCCCCTCAGCAGCACAAGCCCGTTTCAACATGCTAGTGTCCCTCCCGCAACTCAGCCGGCACAAGGAACTCCGTTATCCGCTTATCCAGCACTTGGGATTAGTGGGGATGGCTTCTTGAATGCTTTCGCTCAACCACCAACCCCGTCGCAGCTGGTTGGTGCGCAAGCTCCCCCGGCCACATTCGCCttccagccgcagccatctGCCGTGACGACACCCAACTTCCCGGGCTGGCATGGCATGAATACACTTTCACCTGCCGCGTTCAGTCCGTACCAGGGGAGTTTTACACCAACCCCTTCTGGACTTGGTGCTCAGTGGCCTCAGCTTCCTCAGCTGCCCCAACTCCCTCAGTTGCCGCAGCTCCCTCCGTTGCCTCCGTTTCCCCAGCTTCCACAAATGCCCCAGCTTGCTCAAGCTTCTCCGGTTGTTAGCAGTCAGGTGCCTGCCTCTGGACAGCAATTCGTCCCTTCATATTTTCAGGACGCTGTCTATCAAAAATCACTCGAGGACGCCACCAAGCAGTACGATGCGCTTTCCGCGCAACTCTCTCAGATCGACAGGTTCACTGCAATGCATGCGTGGGTCATTGATCCCGAGACGAAAAAGCTTCTGGTTGAGCAACGAAAGAGCTTGGTACGAGAACTTGATACCGTGAGACTGTATAAGGAGCATTTGCAGGTGCTTTTCGGAAAACACCTGATGAACAGCCCTGCGAAAAGTCGTCAGGAACGTATTCCTGTCCCGGTTACACCTCCCAGGAAAGAAGCCTGGGAGACGCCTACCAAGTCCAAATCAAGGTCATTGTCCCCTACAGTTCGCAACCTCTACCGCACCATTGAAGAAACTGACGAGCGCGGAGAACCAATCGATGGACTTCTTCGAGCGCTATCAGGCGCCTCTAAAGGCCTTGCGAAGAGGTTGAGTGAAGAACGCAAAAAGTCCTTTTGTGTAGCTGCTGAGCAGTCCCCAAGGGAGTTGCCTAGTAGGGGTAGCACGTTTGTCAAAGCGAAGGAGGAATCTTTGCACGAAGCACCGGAGAAAGCCGAGTACGCCCAGCCCGTGCAGGTGTCAAGAAGGCTTTGGCAGTCAGATCCCAACCCACACCCTCCGCTACTTTCGCAATGCTTCAACAAGGATTGGAGCCCGGTTTTGCAGAAGTCGGCTGCTCCAGCCATTTCTCAGAATGTCACCGCCCATgctttccttccttcttttgATGGCGCGGGAAGATCAGCCGATGGCTTCGAATTGATTTGA
- a CDS encoding protein nrc2 (transcript_id=CADANIAT00002602), producing the protein MPTKKHPNDSTHLPTKIKNFFRINSSSSTSSHQSSNHVNSSDRDTGSSTPVKHEPKSTFRQSRFLPMIGRNRSATVASEGNPLDEAISPTATANPYFVHQGQPALQHRNDGSIPSSPPDTPELQVDGVSAAEQATTANKEELARKLRRVASAPNAQGLFTATDSDGRPQTAELGKEPLVHSGAAGSPVGLVEVSSNTDQDGNLTVPQPGSGKLPAVTQVRTSSGGFRRTYSSNSIKVRNVEVGPASFDKIKLIGKGDVGKVYLVREKKSTRLYAMKVLSKKEMIKRNKIKRALAEQEILATSNHPFIVTLYHSFQSEDYLYLCMEYCSGGEFFRALQTRPGKCISEDAARFYAAEVTAALEYLHLMGFIYRDLKPENILLHQSGHIMLSDFDLSKQSGPGGAPTMIPARSGNSNTSLPTIDTKSCIADFRTNSFVGTEEYIAPEVIKGCGHTSAVDWWTLGILIYEMLYGTTPFKGKNRNATFGNILRDEVPFPEQGGAQQISKYVITEFCRGNETVNFRNVKESASVDIGEKNPSKMKGVPLNSGLATPNGEIADPFEEFNSVTLHHDGDF; encoded by the exons ATGCCTACCAAGAAGCACCCCAACGATTCAACCCATTTACCGACAAAGATTAAGAACTTTTTCCGCATCAACAGCTCAAGCAGCACATCTTCTCATCAGTCCAGCAACCACGTCAACAGCTCTGACCGGGATACCGGTTCCTCGACCCCTGTCAAACATGAGCCTAAATCCACCTTTCGGCAGTCGCGATTTCTCCCAATGATCGGTCGCAACCGCTCTGCTACGGTTGCCAGTGAGGGAAATCCATTAGACGAAGCAATCTCCCCGACCGCGACAGCAAATCCGTATTTCGTCCACCAGGGCCAGCCCGCCCTGCAGCATCGCAACGACGGCTCGAtaccctcttcgcctccagaCACCCCAGAGTTACAAGTTGATGGTGTTTCAGCGGCGGAACAAGCTACCACAGCCAACAAAGAGGAACTCGCTCGGAAACTACGCCGTGTCGCTTCGGCTCCGAACGCCCAGGGCTTGTTTACTGCTACCGATTCAGATGGCCGACCCCAGACTGCAGAGCTGGGTAAGGAACCTCTGGTGCACTCGGGAGCTGCAGGCTCCCCTGTCGGTCTGGTTGAGGTGAGCTCAAACACAGACCAGGATGGAAATCTTACCGTTCCGCAACCTGGCTCCGGCAAGCTTCCTGCTGTCACTCAAGTTCGCACTTCTAGCGGTGGTTTCCGTCGAACATACAGCTCCAACTCGATCAAAGTACGAAATGTGGAAGTCGGACCCGCTAGCTTTgacaagatcaagctcaTCGGCAAAGGCGATGTCGGCAAAGTTTATCTTGTTAGGGAAAAGAAGTCGACACGCTTATATGCCATGAAGG TTCTCAGTAAGAAGGAGATGATTAAGCGGAACAAGATCAAACGTGCATTGGCAGAACAAGAAATTCTCGCCACCAGTAATCATCCCTTCATTGTTACCTTATATCACTCCTTCCAGTCAGAGGACTATCTTTACCTTTGTATGGAATACTGCAGCGGCGGGGAGTTCTTCCGAG CTCTCCAAACCCGGCCCGGAAAATGTATTTCTGAAGACGCTGCTCGATTTTATGCAGCCGAGGTCACTGCCGCCCTTGAGTATCTCCATCTGATGGGTTTCATCTATCGTGATTTGAAGCCAGAAA ATATTCTGCTACATCAATCGGGGCATATTATGCTTTCGGATTTCGATCTCTCGAAACAGTCAGGACCAGGGGGTGCACCTACGATGATTCCCGCACGAAGCGGCAATTCCAACACGTCTCTCCCTACAATTGACACCAAGTCTTGTATTGCCGACTTCAGAACCAACTCCTTTGTTGGCACCGAAGAGTACATTGCGCCGGAGGTGATCAAAGGGTGCGGTCATACCAGTGCTGTAGATTGGTGGACTCTGGGCATCCTGATCTACGAGATGCTCTACGGAACGACACCCTTCAAGGGCAAAAACAGGAATGCAACCTTTGGTAATATTCTCCGCGACGAAGTACCGTTTCCAGAACAAGGAGGTGCACAACAAATATCCAAGTATGTTATCACCGAATTCTG CCGCGGAAATGAGACAGTCAACTTCCGCAATGTCAAAGAAAGCGCAAGCGTTGACATTGGCGAAAAGAATCCTTCCAAGATGAAGGGAGTCCCCTTGAATTCCGGCCTCGCCACGCCCAACGGCGAAATAGCAGACccctttgaagagttcaacAGCGTCACTCTTCACCACGACGGCGATTTTTAA